gagaatgtaaagattaaggagagattaagagaagattatgataaccattgtgagaattcaagagaaagagagagaggagtttgcgagagagagaagtaaagaaagaggaaactgtttcctttattgatttagttcatcacacacatacataaatagctaaatcgacatacaagaagaagtaataaacaaaggagctcagactgcgcagactgagcttggatagtgacagctcaggaacggctatgaggcaaagtggacatgtgatctttatattaaacaactctttgccgacatccctcctttgtcttgaccttccaacggtattcttcttctcctaaaccttccttggcaagtcactctttgcttccttgtggcggttaggattatttgaatccgagagaggcaatgcacatacttgtagaacaaggcattgccatccaagctcatcttgatatatctgatcttgtttatctccttatgtcttcatgtcaacactccccctcaagcttgaccatatggaacaagtcaagcttggaagccatgaagcaatccctcattaaaaccttagcttggcaaaacccaatgggacaaaaaccaagccaaggaaaaagagtagatcacttcatggaggagagatcagtgacatgagaggtctatgagtcctaaccgtggatggatgaactcacagactttagtgcttgctgcctttgtgaagatgtcagcaagctgctcctcacttcgtgtgtagcatggcaatatcaccttctgctccactgcttgtctaaccttgtggcagtctacttcaatgtgtttggttctttcatggaagactgagttgctggcaatgtgtatagccgcctggttatcacaatgcatagtgattggtgaggtagtctctactcccaagtccttaagcagtcccttgatccaaatcagctcacttgtgagctttctcatagctctatactctgcctcagcacttgaacatgaaaccaccttttgcttcttgctcttccaagtcaccaagttgcctccaatgaatgtgcaataaccagtagttgatctcctatcaattctgtctccagcccaatcagcatcacaatacccaactatctcagtgctcttgttgcaccccatccatattccttgtcctggcgcctctcttagataccttagtatcctctccaccatgttccaatgatgcatcttgggagcttgcatatgctggctcacctggttgactgcaaagcacacatcaggtcttgtgatagtgagatatatcagcttccctaccattcttctatagtgcttcacatctccataagccttgtcttcaatctccccctcacgcatcactttgtatccatcttctagtggtgttttagcagctcttccGCCAAGATCACcaacttcttttaacaaatccagagtgtatttcctttgagacaggaacaacccttcctttgatctgcatatctcaatcccaaggaaatacttgagctctcccaagtccttgatgtcaaatgttgCTTTGAGAAACACCTTGGTTGAGTCAAtcccttctttgtcactgcctgtgatgattatatcatccacatagatgagtataacaatgatcccttgcttgctggtcagagtgaacaaggtgtggtcggcttcagatttcctaaaaccccttccattcagtgttgaactcagcttgtgataccaggctcttggagattgctttagcccatatattgctttcctcaatctcaagacatttccaggcttgaccatgctttccattccaggtggtgggcgcatgtatacttcatcttctagctctccttgtaagaatgcattcttgacatccatttgccaaagatcccactccaaattcacagcaagtgagagcacaactcttatggtgtgtaactttgctactggcgCAAATGTTTCTaggtaatcctcaccatacacttgggtgtagcctcttgctactagcctggtcttcttcctttctggtttcccattggctagatacttgattgtgaacagaagcatgctggtcactgccttcttgcctttgggaagctcactctcaaagaaggttccattcttctccatagctcccatctcatcttctactgagtctctccattccttgattgccatagcctcctcatatgtccttggtatgtaagcctcatcAAGGTTGGTGATGAACACTTGATGGTCCTTAGGGTATTGAGCTAGGGAGCATGTTGCTTGAGTTGGATGAGCAACTGCTTGGCTGTTGAAATATACCCttgtgttgctccagtttgatggtggattcctgacccttgtgcttctcctaagcggctggacttcttctatcctttcaacttcatcaggtacagcctcttgctcttgtactgatggcacaccttgattgttttcatcctgatcatgaacctcttgcgcttgatcagtgtgtgttccctcttggacctctcttgtttcatctgatccctcttgaccagtgtgagaatcctcttgattccccccttcaggattaggatgaataACTTGCTCACTCTCAAGAATCACTGGTGCTGATCCCTGACCCatgttgatgccaagactctccataataTGCTTCAGGTTCAGTGCTCTATCCGAGGCTTCTTGAGATAAATCTTTGAGATTCTCccaatctttctcctcaaagtagcctcttgattcaacaaacttcacatctctggacaccatgactctcctagtctctggtacatagcacttgtaccccttttgtgtaTTTGAATAGCCAATAAACACTGCCTTGACACTTCTtgcctctagcttgtttctgtgctcacctggccttaatacaaaacacaaacacccaaagacccgtaagtaatcaatggatggttttcttttgttcaatacctcatatggtgtggagtcctcaagcactcttgtaggcgtccgattgatgagatagcatgcagtcatcacagcatcactccaaaatcgtttaggcatgttggtatagaacatcatggatctcgccacctccattaggtgcctgttcttcctctcagcaactccattttgctgtggggtgtatgggcagctagtttggtggatGATCCCATGTTTAGCTAGATGGcttttgaatgctttgcttgtatattctcccccattatctgatctgaatactttgatcttaacattgaaatgattagttatgtagttctggaaattaataaaagcatcaagcactctatctttagtttgaatcatagtcagccaagtatatttggatttttgatcaatgaatgtgacaaagtacttatgattctctctagatatgcatggtgcagtccagacatcagaatgtatgagatcaaagcaattttcataaatagtagacgattttgggaagacagttttgcaatgtttaccaaggatacaagcttcacagccatcatttttaaacacaacattaggtaataaaatgttcaaggcacgagaatgaggatgacctaatctagcatgccacaatacatcattatctaagacaggaattgaactaaaagcagataaatttgaactggtcttgatgtcttcaagtaggtacaagtcctcctttgtaacacctttgccaatcaacttaagagtctcaatatcctgaaacataacctcattagggctgaatattacattgcaatgtaaatcagtagcaactcttttgacagaaagcaaatttgatgcaaaagatggcatataaaatgctttggtatctctatcaaacaatttaatggttccttcaccctgaatgggaattctatcaccattagcaattttaacatgtcctaaaacaggtttaatgttctcaattaactcagcattactaatcatatgatgagaggcgccaGAGTCTATTATCACAGGTTTGATGCTACTAGATGCATTCATATTAGTTGTAAGAGCATGAGGAGCACTagacaatctatatgatgcatttagagaataaccaagagttttaccagactcccttaaggctttgatgagagcttcaatgtcagatttcttgacattctcattgtgtgctccatcactagtagccttggcgcgcataggggtagaggtctctcccacatcaccagagaagttggcttttgcatcagttcggaacttctggggcttgaggtgtgggtgaagaatccagcacttgtctctcccatgacctttcttcttgcagtggtcacactcccacaccttcttgtctccaggtttgtattgtcctttgtttgctgcgccttcaacaggggcctctacaccttcagctttatttgcaaggatgagctctccctttcctccaaatagccccactgatccttgctccttttgtatcTGAGCACACAACTCCTCTAGAGATGGAAGCTTGTCGCTCCTCAAAATGTGCTTAATCAGATCACCATACACCGGGTTGAGAGTaaagagcaaggcaaacaccttatcttgttcttttctctcattCATCACTTCCGGATCCACACTGGATGGCCTCaacatctccatctctgcccacagtgacctgaacttcccaaagtgagtagagaagtcagtgtcctcttgggagagagtgttgatagccctcttgacttcaaacaccctactgatgttggatatgttcccatacactttcttaagtgtttcccaaagttctttggaggtttcacagtaGGAATAAGCTTCTAAGATAGGCGCATCTAGGCTGTTTTGAATGATtgaaagcaccatgaggtcctcctgacctttcttcctatcaccttcagccgcactagcctcttctttgccatcctctcctaggacagtcttggtTGTAGCCTTGCCCTCCACGCactcccaaagacctctgcctcctagtgcTGTCTTAGCAAGCCTTGACCATAGCAAGTAATTTGGACCTTTTAAAGTCACTGGTATCGACACCATCTTTGAgtgagtttccatttttggcaaatttttaagctggaaatcaagaacaagtgaagaacaccaagaactttgccaaaaatagaaaagaaagattcagagttttgcggaaaagtaagaaaataaaataagagaattggttccaagagcttttagtgctctgataccatgagagaatgtaaagattaaggagagattaagagaagattatgataaccattgtgagaattcaagagaaagagagagaggagtttgcgagagagagaagtaaagaaagaggaaactgtttcctttattgatttagttcatcacacacatacataaatagctaaatcgacatacaagaagaagtaataaacaaaggagctcagactgcgcagactgagcttggatagtgacagctcaggaacggctatgaggcaaagtggacatgtgatctttatattaaacaactctttgccgacatccctcctttgtcttgaccttccaacggtattcttcttctcctaaaccttccttggcaagtcactctttgcttccttgtggcggttaggattatttgaatccgagagaggcaatgcacatacttgtagaacaaggcattgccatccaagctcatcttgatatatctgatcttgtttatctccttatgtcttcatgtcaacagttaggactaaatatcactttgcactttaaatcattagtgacctttttcacagataatagattagatgcaaaggatggcatataaaaggcactagtatctttttcaaacagtttaagagttccaacacctctaataggtatcttatccccatttgcaatcatcacatttcctagagcaggtttaacattactaatcaacctagaatcactaatcatgtgatgagaagctcctgaatcaattacaagaggcttaacacaactagtttcatgagttgaagtaatacaagcaataggcgattgtaatgatgcattaagagagataccaagtgtgttaccagagttgtccttgaggactttgatgagagcctggaggtcagacctcctaatagtctcatcctgagcagtccccatggctgaactcccactgaatgttaaggcctttgcatcaccaggaaccattgcttgctttggtgtagatgaacctcccatctcaccagagaaatgtgctctagcatcagcatatggagttctgaacttctgaggcttaagatgtgggtggaggatccagcacttgtccttgccgtgacccttcttcttgcagtgatcacacaccccacactttcttctcttctggtttgtaagagcccttgtttgccacgcccatctcttcttcttctttagcttggtttgcaatgataagagctccttttcctccaaagagccccacggaacccttctccttttgaatctgagcacaaacatcatcaagggatgggagactcactcccctcaggatgtgtttgattagatcattatacccggggttgagagtgaacagcaaagcaaagactttgtcttgttcccttctctcattcaacacatcagggtccaaggttgctggtctcaacatctccagctctgcccaaagagatctgaacctcccaaagtgtttatcaaactcagtatcctcctgacacaagttattgatagccctcttgacttcatacacacggttgatgttggagacattaccaaacaccttcttgagtgtgtcccacagatctttggaagtctcacagtagtcataggcttccaagattgttggttccaggctgtgttgaaggatggacagaaccaggagatcctcttgaactctcttcttgttcccagcatccgcatcagcttccaccacctccttaccatcctctcctaggatagtcttcttcttggtgtctaagccttcttcaacaactccccagagacctctgcctcctagagctgtcttggttagccgcgcccagtgtaagtagttacctcctttgagggtaactggaatagtcaccattcttgagttttcatgagaggaaccagaggaatccataagaacagctcaagaatagttgaacaaggtgtttttgaaaagaaagaaataacgagaactctcaagaacagtttgaacaaactttgctatttttggtaaaatctggagatgaacttgaagaacacctcaagaacaccaagaactttgccaaaaatagaactagaacaagaacaaactgtctcacggatgaaaagaaatggagaaatcagagaatgtgtttgcggaagtgaaaggtctcaagagcttagtgctctgataccatgaaagaatgataagattagaagtatggagagatgagagagtaacgagattgagagacaaagagaatgaaagacatctTTTATTACTTGATACCGAAATGGTTGCATACAAAGgagtatttaaagagagacaaatctctggatactaataaacaaagagcttgcaacaatattaaacaagtctggcgtatggacagaggggagcagagtgagcagagtgaaagggacaggtcccaacggttgggaaccactctctccttactctcacccgtgactctcttCACACTCGCCAACCATTCcttttacttggcgagtttcttcttctcctcttctcctctcttaagtcttcacattatttgaatatccaactatgctaccttgtgctccaagctaggttagctgtacggacagacttgtttcacaagtactcgtgatcctttgctttcttatccttgatctggtttctctttactcatgatgcttcatctcaacactatccagatgattccagataagcctgttcggacatatgccattatcttcatgattcttatcaaccaggatgaaccacgatctaagaagctttatttggaaccactaatcagtggagaataaccaggaagttgaataagtctcataggagttgtgagtaagaagatatcccactttctatccagatgattccagattagcctgttcggacatatgacaaagcttcatgattcttatcaaaccaggataaccaatatgtaagaagcttgattggaaccactaattagtggagaataaccaggaagtttaataaatctcataggagttgtgagtaagaagatatcccactttatatccaaatgattccagattacctgcatatggcaatatcttcatgattctatcaaaccaggatgaaccacgatctaagaagctttatttggaaccaataatcagtggagaataaccaggaagttgaataaatcttatagtagttgttagtaagaagatatcccactttctatcgagatgattccagattagcatgttcaaacatatggcaatatcttcatgattcttatcaaaccaggatgaaccacgatctaagaagctttatttggaaccactaatcagtggagaataaccaggaagttgaataaatctcataggagttgtgagtaagaagatatccccctttctatccagatgattccagattagcctgttcggacatatgtgatgtgatcatggaccaacaacttgataaagatatagaagaggtgatcaaggataagcaagatgaagatggagatgccttggtcattcccaaaggtcccatgactcgtgcaatgacaagaagactccatgaagctgttggaaacatacttaagatgtcttggaagcaagaagattgtcttggtcgtagcttgagcaaccaagacacacttaccacacttcaagctgaaccttcaagctgatcatcatctaggcaagtggcttgtgtgtactctttttcccttagttggttttgtcccactgggttttccaactaaggtttttaatgaggccatgagttcactttcatatcacctagatgatgtatctttggtgcatctcggatgctttggaccaaccacatatctaccttatgttatctttaatctatagtctttatttatttcttatgtgttgcaaactctttaaattttagtctttggtctttgtttgattaccaagggagcgtgttccctttaatgatctcgagaacttgagcctgttcaagtcttctctctatttaaacttgtcgcaagcttctttctatgcaatcatcttttaatcaaaaaccttgttctctcttaaacttgtttacgagttcttgagtgatcttgttggtgtgtagtatccagcaaaccctaggtgtctaagttggtgtgtcatatccgatctagtcatctaaaagtgtcaaggagtctttccgcaactctttgaatcaaccatcagtccactaccttgaagatcttgagtctttgcctcgatcttgcaaggatctatccatatcatccagagaatacatcctaggatcttattaagtggtatcagagcactctggatagggaagttctcGATTTCTCTTTGATTTTATTTGAACCCTTCGACTTCTTTTGAATCCATCGATTGATCTGTGTTCATCTTTGAGTTATTTCGCTAGATCTGATCGTTTAATTacctattgttgttgtttgaatcaaatcctgatagatctaggaagtttcatcatatttgatcttgatctATTTCGATTTCGTGTGATAGAAGTTATCAAGTATTGATCTTTTCAAATCGTGTTACCTTAGATCGCAAGTTTTCCTTTTAATCAAAgttgtttccttttaaaaattttcttgaacaacttacttgttttgattgtttctttgtctcaggtaccaatggggaACGAGTCAGATGaggaagcagaacttgtaaggaAGAGTAGACTTCTAAGGGAAGAGATGACCGAGCAGTTACAACAAACTCTAATCACTACTGTGGCTGAGATGATCAAGACTAGCATCACGGGTCTTCGTGATGAGATAAGACAAGAGCtaagacaagctactggtcagggccatagtaatgagtctaggagagaaagaagaggtcaGAGTCCACAAAATCATCCTGAACCAAGGAGAGACCGTAGAGAACATGCTGGATCACAAGAGACtgacaactactatgagcgcagccggtctgaacatagtggttcttcttcttctagagtGAGTAGAaggcagaggcgtgatcatgaaGTTAGGAGACCTAAGAAAGAAGAGCTTGGTGGAGTTAAGCTCAAAATACCTCCTTTTCATGGCAAGGTTGATCCGGATGCctacttggagtgggagaagaagattgagattgtctTCAATTGTAAGAACTATACCAACACTCAACGAATCCAACttgctgcaactgagttctatgaCTATGCTCTGagctggtgggatcaactggttACCATGAGGCGGCTTAACCAAGAATATCCAGTGGAAACATGGagtgagatgaagtctcttatgcgcaagaggtttgtaccGAGCCACTACCACAGGGATCTTCACCAGAGACTAAGAAAACTCACTCAAGGAGCTAAGACCGTAGAGGAATACTATCAAGATATGGAGCTGTTGATGTTGAGAGCCAGTATAtcagaagatagagaagctacTATGTCAAGGTTTCTTGGAGGGCTCAACCGAGAAATACAAGATAAGGTagagatgcaacactatgtggaaatagaagagatgttgcataaggccaTTCTAGTGGAGCAGCAGCTCAAGAGGAAGGGACATTCACGTGGAAGCTATGGGACTACTCGGTTCCAAAGTCCTAAGGAAGATAAGCCTAACTACCAGAAGGAGAGTAAACCTTATCAGAAAGATGATACCAAGCCTAGCAACATTTACAGCAAGGACAAAGGAAAGACAGGAGCCACTGGTTCCAAAaccagagatgtcaagtgctttaagtgtcaagggcgtgggcactatgccaatgagtgtactaaTAAGAAGACGATGATTCTTCTTGACACAGGGGAGTATATGTCTCAAGATGAGAAGATACATACTGATCATGAGCAGACTGAAGAGGAGTTTGAAGAAGAACCGGTCAAGGGAAGGTTGCTAGTGACAAGAAGGCTCTTGAATCTTCAAACTAAGACAGATGAGATTGAGCAGCGAGAGAACTTGTTCTACACTAGGTGTTTGGTTCAAGGGAAGGTATGTAGTCTTATCATTGATGGAGGCAGCTGCGTCAACGTGGCTAGCGAGACTATGGTCAAGAAATTGGGTTTGCAAGTTCAGAAGCATCCAAAACCATATAGACTGCAGTGGCTTAATGAGCAGGGCGAGATGAGGGTCTCTGATCAAGTAATGGTACCTATAACCATAGGGAGATATGAGGATGAGATCTTATGTGATGTGATACCTATGGAAGCAAGCCATATTCTTCTCGGACGACCATGGCAATCTGATAGACATGTGatacatgatggcttcaccaacaaGCACTCGTTTGAATTCAGAGgaaagaagacagtgctggtGCCATTAACCCCTAAAGAAGTGCAAGAGGATCAGCTCCAtctacagaaaaagaaagagattgaacTCAAAACTGATCTCAACAAGCAGCATAGCTTCTATGCCAAACAGGGAGATGTCAAACGAATTCTCTACTCtcaaaactctattttgttGCTTGTGTTTAAAGAATCTTTGCTAACCACCACTGATCATACACCGGaccatccgagtgaactagttTCTCTTTTACAGGAATATgcagatgtgtttccagaagatagtTCCAATGGTTTACCTCCAGttcgtgggattgagcatcagatagactttgtaCCTGGTTCCACACTACCAAACCGACCTGCATACAGAACTAATCCAGTGGAGACTAAAGAATTGCAAAGACAAGTagaggaactgatggagaagggtcatatccgagagagcttgagtccatgtgcagtaccagtgcttcttgtgcctaagaaagatggtagctggcgcatgtgtgttgattgtagagcaatcaacaacataacaaagaagtatcgacaccctatccctagacttgatgatatgcttgatgaattgcatggttctgccatattttctaagatagatcttaagagtggatatcatcaaattaggatgaaagagggagatgagtggaaaactgcattcaaaactaagcatggtttgtatgagtggttagtcatgccttttggattaaccaatgctcctagtacattcatgagattgatgaatcatgtgcttagatcattcataggcatctttgtcgtagtatactttgatgatatcctagtctATAGCAAAAGTCTTGATGATCATATAGAACATCTTAGGgctgttttaaatgttttgagGAAAGAGAAGCTTTATGCTAATCTAAAGAAGTGCACCTTTTGCACAGATAACTTGGTTTTTCTAGGTTttattgtgagtgcagatggagtgaAGGTTGATCCcgagaagatcaaagccatacaagagtggccaactCCAACTACAGTGGGAGAAGTgaggagttttcatgggctagcAGGTTTCTATAGGCGCTTTGTGAAGGATttcagcactatagcagctcccctgaccgagatcatcaagaaggatgtaggattcaagtggggagaagcacaagaaacttCATTCAAAATccttaaagagaagcttactcacTCCCCTCTTCTTatgcttcctgatttttctaaaacctttgaaatagaatgtgatgcctcaggaattggaaTTGGTGCTGTATTGATGCAGGATAAAAGACCCAtagcatacttcagtgagaagtttGGAGGGGCAACTCTCAATTATGCaacgtatgacaaggagttgtatgctttggtgagggccttgcaaacttggcaacattatctatggcctaaggagtttgtcatccacacagaccatgagtctctcaagtatcttaagggACAAAACAAGCTGAGCAAAAGACATGCgagatgggttgagttcatagaaacctttccttatgtgatcaaatacaaacaaggtaaggacaatatagtggctgatgcactatctcgaaggtatgttctcttaaacACCCTTGATGCTAAGCTACTA
The genomic region above belongs to Raphanus sativus cultivar WK10039 unplaced genomic scaffold, ASM80110v3 Scaffold0327, whole genome shotgun sequence and contains:
- the LOC130501908 gene encoding uncharacterized protein LOC130501908, with the protein product MGNESDEEAELVRKSRLLREEMTEQLQQTLITTVAEMIKTSITGLRDEIRQELRQATVSRRQRRDHEVRRPKKEELGGVKLKIPPFHGKVDPDAYLEWEKKIEIVFNCKNYTNTQRIQLAATEFYDYALSWWDQLVTMRRLNQEYPVETWSEMKSLMRKRFVPSHYHRDLHQRLRKLTQGAKTVEEYYQDMELLMLRASISEDREATMSRFLGGLNREIQDKVEMQHYVEIEEMLHKAILVEQQLKRKGHSRGSYGTTRFQSPKEDKPNYQKESKPYQKDDTKPSNIYSKDKGKTGATGEYMSQDEKIHTDHEQTEEEFEEEPVKGRLLVTRRLLNLQTKTDEIEQRENLFYTRCLVQGKVCSLIIDGGSCVNVASETMVKKLGLQVQKHPKPYRLQWLNEQGEMRVSDQVMVPITIGRYEDEILCDVIPMEASHILLGRPWQSDRHVIHDGFTNKHSFEFRGKKTVLVPLTPKEVQEDQLHLQKKKEIELKTDLNKQHSFYAKQGDVKRILYSQNSILLLVFKESLLTTTDHTPDHPSELVSLLQEYADVFPEDSSNGLPPVRGIEHQIDFVPGSTLPNRPAYRTNPVETKELQRQVEELMEKDGVKVDPEKIKAIQEWPTPTTVGEVRSFHGLAGIGIGAVLMQDKRPIAYFSEKFGGATLNYATYDKELTQSSYSSRILLISLLISYQSLNTISILQDLKNWKDLEDLTQQSDRARSLRIIMEGMGIGVSQDQSSQEHTTREEQDISHLEHEGGDEHESEAGGHGDQGSDPAQSGRRSDDEPAGDSERGQVVDQIEQEETNEGQEEVGSEQEVTEEQVEQQVEVPLRRSTR